One Streptomyces sp. 840.1 genomic window, CCGCGCAGGACGAACGCGGCGCGCGCCGGTCCGCCGGCCGCCGAGAGCCGCTGCTCCAGGGCGAGTTCGTCCGCGCCGCCGGAGTGCGGGAACAGCCGCAGCCCCCAGACCAGCGGCAGGGCGGACGGCAGCCGCACCCGGCCCGGCCACCACCGCCGCCGCAGCGGCAGCCCCGCCGTCAGGGCGCCGCGCAGCACCTGGCGCCTGACGTACGCGTATCCGGGGCCTCCCGCCGCCGCACGGCCGGGGCGGCGCGGCAGCGGGAGGCCCGGACCGTCCGCCGGACAGGCCCGGCGCGCGGCCTGCAGCGAGCGCTGGGCCAGGGCGTGCGAGGCCAGCACGCGCCGGGAGCGGCTCAGTGTGGGCGGCAGGACGAGATAGCCGAGCCGGACCAGTCGCGGGTAGTGCTCGACGAGCGAGGCCTCGGCCTGCTCCGCGTCGACCGGGGCGGCGGCTGGCGGTACCTCTGGCAGTGGGCGCACATTCAGCTGAACGAGCGAATCGTGCGATGGTCACCCCGGGCCGTGTGTCCCCGGGATGCCGTGCCGGGCCCAAGGCTCAGGCGAAACGGGCCAGTTGGGGATCGATCGGGGCCGCCGTCATCCGGTTGGCCAGAGTCGACATCGTGTAGGCGCCGATCCCCAGGACCACTTCCAGCGCGTTGCGCGCGGTGTAGCCGCGGTCCAGGAACGACTGGAGCGTGGCGTCGTCCACCGCGCCGCTCGCCTCGATCACGGCGATGGTGAACCGCCTCATGGCCTCCAGTCGTTCGTCGGGGAGCGGCAGGGGGCTCTCGCCGCGCAGGGCGGCGATGAGTCCGCCGTCCGCCGCGAGGGCGGTGAGCTTCGCGGTGTGCATCGCCACGCAGAGGTGACAGCCGTTGCGGGAGGCCATGGTCATGATCAGGACCTCCCGGGAGAGCTGGTCCAGGGTGGTGGACTCGAAGAGCGCGCTCGTCCTCAGGAAGCCGTTGAGCAGCTCGGGCGACGAGGCGAGCCGGGCGACGGCGGCGGGCAGGTGGCCCTGCTTCGCCGTCACCGCCGCCATCGCGGCGCGGGAGGCGGCGGGAGCGGATTCGGGCGAGTGGTCGGGGAAGTGGCAGGCGATGTGCCCGGGGGACGGGGACAGGGGTGTGGACATGGCGGACCTCTCGTCTCAGCGTGAACGCGACGACGTAAACTCGACAACGTGATTGACGAAAAGGTAAATCAGGTTGTCGAGTTTCGCAATGGCTGAGCGGGCGGGGGATGCCGCTTCGAGCGGTGGTGGCGCGGGATTCGAGCTGCCGCTGCTGCTGTTCGCCGGCTTCCGGTCGATCATCGACGAGATGCACCGCGAGCTCGCCGTGCAGGGCCACCCCGAGGTGCGGCCCGCGTACGGGTACGCGCTCCAGGCGGTGGGCCTCGACGGGGCGACCGCGAGTGAGCTCGGCCGGCGGCTCGGGGTCTCCAAGCAGGCCGCGGGCAAGACCGTCGAGCGGCTCGAAGGGCTCGGCTACGTCGAGCGCGCCGACGATCCGCAGGACGGCCGCCGCAAACTGGTCCGGCTCTCCCCGCGCGGGATCGACGTACTGGCACGCTCGGCGGCGGGCTTCGACCGGGTGCGCGCGCAGTGGGTCCGGGTGCTCGGCGCCGAACGGGTCGCGGCCCTGGAGTCCGACCTGCGCACCATGGCCGCGGCGGACGCCTTCCGGCTCGACGCGTCGAGCTGGTTCAACGGCTGACGGGGCCGAGGGCGGCGGCGTGGAGGTGGGTCCGGACTTGGACTTTGCACACGAGAGATAGGACGTATCTGGTGGGCACCCTTCCCGCAGGCCACTCCGTGCGGCAGCATGCACGCGTCGGTACCCAAGAGATCCGACCACTCGTGGTCGGGAATGGGAGGGAACCATGGCACGACGCACCCATGTGCTCAGCGCGCTCGCACTGGCGGCCGCCGCCGCGCTCATCCCCGTGACTGCCACGGCGCAGCAGCCCGCGCACCCCGCCAAGCCCTGCGGCGCACCCGTTCGGCCCGCGTCGCAGATGACGGTCGAGGCATGCGACAGCCCCGCCCGGATCATCGAGAAGGCGGCGAACACCGTCCCCACTCCGGGCCAGCTGGCCTGGCAGCAGCGAGAGGTCACCGCCTTCACGCACTTCGGGATGAACACCTTCACCGGCCGTGAATGGGGCTCCGGCACCGAGGACGAGAAGCTGTTCGCGCCCAGGAGCATCGACGCCGACCAGTGGATGCGGGCCTACAAGGCCGCCGGCGCCGAACAGGTCATGCTCACCGTCAAGCACCACGACGGCTTCGTCCTCTACCCGAGCCGCTACACCGACCACTCGGTCGCCCTCAGCCCCGGCAGCCCCGACGTCGTCGCCCGCTACGTGAAGGCCGCCCGCAAGGCCGGCCTGAAGGTCGGCCTCTACCTCTCGCCCTCCGACGGCGCGGAACTCCCGCACGCCTGGCACGCCGAGTGGGTCGAGAAGATCCGGGCCAAGCAGGCCGACGGCGAAGCGCTCAGCCTGCCCGAGAAGATGGCCCTGGAGGACGGCGACCGCGCCCCCGCCGGACAGGGCCGCTTCGGCAACGGCAGCGCCGTCACCGAGCGCACCATCCCCACCCTCGTCCCCGGCGACGACCGGGCGGCCCGGGTGAAGAGCGGCAAGCTGCCCACCTTCAGGGTGAAGGCCGACGACTACGACGCGTACTACCTCAACCAGCTCTACGAGATCTTCACCCAGTACGGCCCGGTCGAGGAACTCTGGCTGGACGGCGCCAACCCCTGGTCCGGCTCCGGGATCACCCAGAAGTACGACGTCAGGCAGTGGTTCGACATGGTCAGGGCACTGTCGCCGAACACCGTCGTCTTCCAGGGCCCGCAGGGCGTCCGCTGGGTCGGCAACGAGTCCGGCGTCGCCCGCGAGACCGAGTGGAGCGTCACCCCGCACACCACCGACCCGTGGACGGGTCTCGGTAGCCTCCCCAACGACTCCACCGACCCCGACATCGGTTCCAGGGACCGCCTCCTGGCGCCCGGGGTCAACTACCTCCAGTGGTACCCGGCCGAGGCCGACGTCTCCAACCGCCCCGGCTGGTTCTACCACCCCGACGAAAAGCCCAAGAGCCCGGCGCAGTTGATGGACCTGTACGAGAAGAGCGTCGGCCGCAACGCCTCGCTGCTGCTCAACGTCCCGCCCGCGCCGGACGGCCGGATCGCCGACGCGGACGTCGCGTCCCTGACCGCCTACGGCGCCGACGTGCGCCGGATCTACGGCACCGACGTACGCGAGCAGGGACCCGGCCCGTACACCTTCGACCGGGTTGCCGTCCGGGAGGACATCCGGCACGGGCAGCGGGTGGAGAAGTTCGCCGTGGAGGCCCGGATCGACGGCGCGTGGCAGCGGATCGCGCAGGGCACCACCATCGGCCACGAGCGGATCCTGCCGCTGCCCTCGGCCGTCACCGCGTCCGCCGTCCGGGTCGAGGTGCTGGAGTCCAGGGCGAAGCCGCACCTGGGCGCCACGACCCTGCACCTCGCAGCCGCGCGCTAGGGTCTTTCGTTTTGGATCAGGCCGGACACCGCGAGTCCGGCATGATCCGAACGAGAGGCCCTAACCGCGGTCCAGATAGGCCAGTACCGCCAGAACGCGGCGGTTGTCGTCGTCGGAGGGCGGCAGGCCGAGCTTCCCGAAGATGTTCGAGGTGTGCTTGGCCACCGCCCGCTCCGTGATCACCATGTGCGCGGCGATCGCCGCGTTCGAACGGCCCTGCGCCATCTGCTCCATGACCTCCTTCTCGCGCGGTGTCAGCCCGCCCATCGGCTTGTCCTGCGAGCGCCGCGACAGCAGCTGCGAGATCACCTGCGGGTCCATCGCGGTGCCGCCCGAGGCGACCCGGCGGACCGCGTCGATGAACTGTTCGGCGTCGAAGACCCGGTCCTTGAGCAGATAGCCGATGGCGCCGTTGC contains:
- a CDS encoding carboxymuconolactone decarboxylase family protein; this translates as MSTPLSPSPGHIACHFPDHSPESAPAASRAAMAAVTAKQGHLPAAVARLASSPELLNGFLRTSALFESTTLDQLSREVLIMTMASRNGCHLCVAMHTAKLTALAADGGLIAALRGESPLPLPDERLEAMRRFTIAVIEASGAVDDATLQSFLDRGYTARNALEVVLGIGAYTMSTLANRMTAAPIDPQLARFA
- a CDS encoding MarR family winged helix-turn-helix transcriptional regulator; this encodes MAERAGDAASSGGGAGFELPLLLFAGFRSIIDEMHRELAVQGHPEVRPAYGYALQAVGLDGATASELGRRLGVSKQAAGKTVERLEGLGYVERADDPQDGRRKLVRLSPRGIDVLARSAAGFDRVRAQWVRVLGAERVAALESDLRTMAAADAFRLDASSWFNG
- a CDS encoding alpha-L-fucosidase, with amino-acid sequence MARRTHVLSALALAAAAALIPVTATAQQPAHPAKPCGAPVRPASQMTVEACDSPARIIEKAANTVPTPGQLAWQQREVTAFTHFGMNTFTGREWGSGTEDEKLFAPRSIDADQWMRAYKAAGAEQVMLTVKHHDGFVLYPSRYTDHSVALSPGSPDVVARYVKAARKAGLKVGLYLSPSDGAELPHAWHAEWVEKIRAKQADGEALSLPEKMALEDGDRAPAGQGRFGNGSAVTERTIPTLVPGDDRAARVKSGKLPTFRVKADDYDAYYLNQLYEIFTQYGPVEELWLDGANPWSGSGITQKYDVRQWFDMVRALSPNTVVFQGPQGVRWVGNESGVARETEWSVTPHTTDPWTGLGSLPNDSTDPDIGSRDRLLAPGVNYLQWYPAEADVSNRPGWFYHPDEKPKSPAQLMDLYEKSVGRNASLLLNVPPAPDGRIADADVASLTAYGADVRRIYGTDVREQGPGPYTFDRVAVREDIRHGQRVEKFAVEARIDGAWQRIAQGTTIGHERILPLPSAVTASAVRVEVLESRAKPHLGATTLHLAAAR
- a CDS encoding response regulator transcription factor, encoding MRVVLAEDLFLLRDGLVRMLEAYDFEIAAAVETGPELTRALAELKPDVAVVDVRLPPSHTDEGLQCALAARRARPGLPVLVLSQHVEQLYARELLADGNGAIGYLLKDRVFDAEQFIDAVRRVASGGTAMDPQVISQLLSRRSQDKPMGGLTPREKEVMEQMAQGRSNAAIAAHMVITERAVAKHTSNIFGKLGLPPSDDDNRRVLAVLAYLDRG